One genomic window of Leptospira paudalimensis includes the following:
- a CDS encoding SRPBCC family protein, with the protein MYQKEAILTLEEKIVRLERTFRAPLKLVWEVWTNPLHIEKWWGPKGFTNPIVDFDFHVGGSYRIVMRSPEGIDYPVKGKFLEITPYQSFVMSDLVDEHPDEWVKEVQKIAGVTGDRSMLNSKLRVLFEESNKITKVILITEFMSNQIRDGFAHSGMKEGWSQSFEKLEEEALPETNELIIEKKLSHPISNVFAAFADPTNINLWWGPNGFTTTTESREFKVGGKWIYTMKAPDGTIYPNLVQYREIRYDEYLEYIHGSGSTEKDDNFIVRISFLALSEKQTIIKMKMTFPNASVRNSVVDFGAIEGAHQTLSRLNQFLDAKS; encoded by the coding sequence ATGTACCAAAAAGAAGCCATTCTCACATTAGAGGAAAAAATCGTAAGATTAGAACGCACATTTCGGGCACCACTAAAACTAGTTTGGGAAGTTTGGACAAATCCTCTACATATTGAAAAATGGTGGGGACCAAAAGGATTTACCAATCCGATTGTGGACTTTGATTTCCACGTTGGTGGATCATATCGAATTGTGATGAGATCTCCAGAAGGAATCGATTATCCAGTCAAAGGAAAATTTTTAGAAATAACACCTTATCAAAGTTTTGTGATGAGTGATTTAGTTGATGAACATCCTGATGAATGGGTGAAAGAAGTTCAAAAAATCGCTGGAGTTACCGGTGATCGTTCCATGTTAAATTCAAAGTTACGAGTATTATTTGAAGAATCGAATAAAATAACAAAGGTTATACTAATAACTGAATTTATGTCAAACCAAATCCGCGATGGTTTCGCACATTCTGGTATGAAAGAAGGATGGTCACAAAGTTTTGAAAAATTAGAAGAAGAAGCATTACCTGAAACAAATGAACTGATAATAGAAAAAAAATTATCGCATCCAATTTCTAACGTTTTTGCTGCCTTTGCAGATCCAACCAATATAAACCTTTGGTGGGGACCAAATGGTTTTACGACTACAACTGAATCAAGAGAATTCAAAGTTGGTGGTAAATGGATTTATACAATGAAAGCTCCCGATGGAACTATCTATCCAAATTTAGTTCAATATAGAGAGATTCGGTATGACGAATATTTAGAATATATTCATGGTTCTGGTTCAACTGAAAAAGATGATAATTTTATCGTAAGGATTAGTTTTTTAGCCCTTTCAGAAAAACAGACTATTATCAAGATGAAAATGACCTTTCCGAATGCAAGTGTTAGGAATTCAGTCGTAGATTTTGGAGCAATTGAAGGTGCTCACCAAACATTGAGTCGATTGAATCAATTTTTGGATGCGAAATCTTAA
- a CDS encoding ArsR/SmtB family transcription factor, whose translation MVKLEQTEESLNTTFQALADPTRRKILMQLVSGEATVLQLAEPFQMSLPGISKHIKVLEKAGLIERGKSAQYRPCRIKAEALEEANLWLQQYKKLWEERFDRLDQYLMDLQQTKGKE comes from the coding sequence ATGGTTAAATTAGAGCAAACGGAAGAATCCTTAAATACTACCTTCCAAGCCCTTGCTGATCCAACGCGTAGAAAAATCCTCATGCAACTAGTTTCTGGTGAGGCGACGGTTTTGCAATTAGCAGAACCATTCCAAATGAGCTTACCAGGAATTTCAAAACACATAAAAGTCTTAGAAAAAGCAGGTTTGATTGAAAGAGGGAAATCGGCACAATACCGCCCTTGTCGGATCAAAGCAGAAGCATTAGAAGAAGCTAATTTATGGTTACAACAATATAAAAAGTTATGGGAAGAACGTTTTGATCGTTTGGACCAATACTTGATGGATTTACAACAAACAAAAGGAAAAGAATAG